A stretch of DNA from Methylobacterium sp. CB376:
TTTTTGGGCCGTCCCGCGCCGCTCCCGCCATTCTCGAGACTCGTCGCGCGCCGGGAAACCGGGCCTGGCGGCCTAAGCCGGTCCCGGCCCGTCGCGCCAGCGGGCCTGCGCCTGCGCGACCCGCAGGGATCCCCTCCCGGCGCGGGTGGCCGGCGGCGGGACCGCCTCGCCGGCGAGGACGCGCCGCTTCAGGGCGAGGAGGTCGGGATCGCCGAACGCGGCGAGGAGCGCCTGGAAGG
This window harbors:
- a CDS encoding DUF6925 family protein — encoded protein: MQILPKLLRQRRSHAATAPIPAGLVPIGSLQPPHPLAGGGFDAARHRAFQALLAAFGDPDLLALKRRVLAGEAVPPPATRAGRGSLRVAQAQARWRDGPGPA